Proteins co-encoded in one Ictalurus punctatus breed USDA103 chromosome 18, Coco_2.0, whole genome shotgun sequence genomic window:
- the LOC108278809 gene encoding ubiquitin-conjugating enzyme E2 B isoform X1, producing the protein MSTPARRRLMRDFKRLQEDPPTGVSGAPSENNIMLWNAVIFGPVGTPFEDGTFKLVIEFSEEYPNKPPTVRFISRMFHPNVYADGSICLDILQNRWSPTYDVSSILTSIQSLLDEPNPNSPANSQAAQLYQENKREYEKRVSAIVEQSWADS; encoded by the exons ATGTCTACCCCTGCAAGGAGGCGCTTGATGAGAGACTTCAAAAG ACTTCAAGAAGACCCACCAACTGGTGTGAGTGGTGCTCCCTCAGAAAACAATATCATGTTGTGGAATGCCGTTATTTTTGG acCTGTAGGAACGCCGTTTGAGGATG GAACGTTTAAACTCGTGATAGAATTTTCAGAAGAATATCCAAATAAGCCTCCTACAGTTCGATTTATCTCCAGAATGTTCCACCCAAATG TTTATGCAGATGGCAGTATATGTTTAGACATTCTTCAGAATCGCTGGAGTCCTACATACGATGTGTCCTCGATTCTGACATCTATCCAG TCCTTGCTGGATGAGCCTAACCCCAACAGCCCAGCCAACAGCCAGGCGGCGCAACTCTACCAAGAAAACAAGCGGGAGTACGAGAAGAGAGTTTCTGCCATTGTGGAGCAAAGCTGGGCCGACTCCTAA
- the LOC108278809 gene encoding ubiquitin-conjugating enzyme E2 B isoform X2: MSTPARRRLMRDFKRLQEDPPTGVSGAPSENNIMLWNAVIFGPVGTPFEDGTFKLVIEFSEEYPNKPPTVRFISRMFHPNVYADGSICLDILQNRWSPTYDVSSILTSIQVCGWYDPQPRTSPQLDVLAG; this comes from the exons ATGTCTACCCCTGCAAGGAGGCGCTTGATGAGAGACTTCAAAAG ACTTCAAGAAGACCCACCAACTGGTGTGAGTGGTGCTCCCTCAGAAAACAATATCATGTTGTGGAATGCCGTTATTTTTGG acCTGTAGGAACGCCGTTTGAGGATG GAACGTTTAAACTCGTGATAGAATTTTCAGAAGAATATCCAAATAAGCCTCCTACAGTTCGATTTATCTCCAGAATGTTCCACCCAAATG TTTATGCAGATGGCAGTATATGTTTAGACATTCTTCAGAATCGCTGGAGTCCTACATACGATGTGTCCTCGATTCTGACATCTATCCAG GTTTGTGGCTGGTATGACCCACAGCCCCGTACCAGTCCACAGCTTGATG TCCTTGCTGGATGA
- the ch25hl2 gene encoding cholesterol 25-hydroxylase-like protein 2 — MSVDRLSRSLWGAWDGANATWPLPEQALLQPFWDYLRQSHASTLRSPLFPVLLSVSTYLVLVLLYTTLDLLAPTWPSIRRYQLHPERTVTWSNVGTTLALTAYNHLLYIFPAAVAQWLWRPPVPLPRHAPSLTSFLLGIAGCTVLFDFQYFVWHLLHHRIAWLYATFHAVHHQYRQTFSLVTQYLSAWELICVGLWTTVDPLLLHCHCLTAWAFMVFNVWVSAEDHCGYDFPWAMHRLVPFGLWGGAPRHDVHHLQPGTNFAPFFTHWDWLAGTASTPVKFCNNNDHSSLKENGLRSDKGV; from the coding sequence ATGAGTGTGGACAGGCTCAGCAGGTCTCTTTGGGGTGCGTGGGATGGCGCAAACGCAACATGGCCGCTTCCTGAACAAGCTCTACTCCAGCCTTTCTGGGACTACCTGCGTCAGAGCCATGCCAGCACTCTCCGCTCTCCACTTTTCCCTgtgcttctctctgtctccaccTACCTGGTCCTTGTCCTTCTCTACACCACTCTGGACCTTCTGGCACCAACGTGGCCAAGTATTCGCCGCTACCAGCTGCACCCGGAACGCACAGTCACATGGTCCAACGTGGGCACCACACTAGCACTCACCGCCTACAACCACCTGCTTTACATCTTCCCGGCAGCCGTGGCACAATGGCTGTGGCGTCCACCGGTGCCACTTCCACGCCATGCACCCTCGCTCACTTCCTTCTTGCTTGGTATTGCAGGTTGCACAGTGCTTTTTGATTTCCAGTACTTTGTTTGGCATCTCCTGCACCACCGCATTGCTTGGTTGTATGCCACCTTCCATGCTGTGCATCATCAATACCGGCAGACATTCAGCCTGGTCACACAGTACCTGTCAGCGTGGGAGCTTATCTGTGTGGGCCTGTGGACTACTGTAGACCCACTACTTCTGCATTGCCACTGTCTTACTGCCTGGGCATTTATGGTCTTCAACGTGTGGGTGTCAGCTGAGGATCACTGTGGTTACGACTTTCCCTGGGCCATGCATCGCCTTGTGCCATTCGGTCTGTGGGGTGGTGCACCACGCCACGATGTGCATCACCTGCAGCCTGGcaccaattttgctcccttctTCACACACTGGGATTGGTTGGCAGGCACTGCCAGCACACCTGTCAAATTTTGTAACAACAATGATCACAGCAGCCTGAAAGAGAACGGACTGAGATCAGACAAAGGGGTCTGA
- the s100z gene encoding protein S100-Z, with translation MPSQLEGAMDALIRVFYNYSGNDGDKYKLNKGELKELLNSELTDFLTSQKDPMLVEKIMNDLDSNKDNEVDFNEFVVLVAALTVACNDFFQEMQKKK, from the exons ATGCCAAGCCAGCTGGAGGGAGCAATGGACGCTCTGATCCGTGTCTTCTACAACTACTCAGGTAACGACGGAGACAAATACAAACTGAACAAAGGCGAGCTGAAAGAGCTTCTGAACAGTGAGCTCACCGACTTCCTCACA tCACAGAAGGACCCTATGCTCGTGGAGAAGATTATGAATGATCTTGACTCCAATAAAGACAATGAAGTTGATTTTAATGAATTTGTGGTACTGGTGGCAGCACTGACTGTGGCCTGCAATGACTTCTTCCAGGAAATGCagaaaaagaaatga